One region of Anthonomus grandis grandis chromosome 22, icAntGran1.3, whole genome shotgun sequence genomic DNA includes:
- the LOC126749039 gene encoding uncharacterized protein LOC126749039: protein MFRYMKVDLEAKPEFMQKYGKEQIHPFFYSNLEYMSLDLPTLQDILDSVNFEIDRIEKLGPANIKRKQDIYDAFTFVQNKLYISMHYHKFLPVMDELLDLKRFKVKRTPVDQWLYDNNRYWRRQRIYVYPRRNILKNSKGHVDFRTHVHSGTQGPINNAYRSINTQYEEVLSDDVHAVKYL, encoded by the exons ATGTTCCGATACATGAAAGTAGACCTAGAAGCCAAACCTGAATTCATGCAGAAGTATggaaaggaacaaattcatcCATTTTTCTATTCCAACTTAGAATACATGTCCCTGGACCTACCTACACTACAAGATATCTTGGATAGCGTTAACTTCGAAATCGACAGGAT TGAAAAACTTGGTCCAGCAAATATCAAGAGAAAGCAGGACATATATGATGCATTCACATTTGTTCAGAACAAGCTTTACATTTCAATGCATTACCACAAGTTTTTGCCAGTCATGGATGAACTCCTAGACTTAAAAAGGTTTAAAGTTAAAAGGACCCCTGTTGATCAATGGCTCTATGATAATAACAGGTACTGGAGAAGACAGCGTATCTATGTATATCCTCGCAggaatatattgaaaaatagtaAGGGTCATGTGGACTTTAGAACTCATGTACATTCTGGAACACAAGGGCCGATCAACAATGCCTACCGAAGCATCAATACTCAATATGAGGAAGTGCTTTCAGATGATGTGCATGCTGTTAAATACCTATAG
- the LOC126749042 gene encoding uncharacterized protein LOC126749042 has protein sequence MFRSINYELNGAEFFKILYKREQVNPFEFRLVDYSSFSDEKLEDLLLSTEYEILRNEDIPPLMDNEDILHVLKFIRDKILLTKHMRKFLPCLYELIDHPKFKDDRDPNIPRWVIDTNRRWSEHKLYLVPHTRFMRFCTLLNGLSWEEDQKRKRESKYIGCSDGTSYTHRDIRVQYAERQLKGLVQDDDDSDEE, from the exons atgtTCCGTTCGATTAACTATGAACTAAACGGAGCGGAGTTCttcaaaattctttataaaaggGAACAAGTCAACCCTTTTGAGTTCCGTCTTGTAGATTACAGCTCTTTCAGCGATGAAAAGCTAGAGGATCTTCTATTAAGCACTGAATATGAAATTCTTAGAAA tGAGGATATCCCGCCTTTGATGGATAATGAAGATATTCTTCATGTCTTAAAGTTCATTCGTGACAAAATACTATTGACAAAACACATGCGAAAATTTTTGCCATGTCTCTATGAGCTTATAGACCATCCAAAATTTAAAGATGACAGGGATCCTAATATTCCCAGATGGGTTATTGATACCAATAGGCGCTGGAGTGAACATAAACTCTATTTGGTTCCTCACACGAGATTTATGAGATTTTGCACATTGCTTAATGGACTTTCTTGGGAAGAAGATCAAAAGAGAAAACGGGAATCCAAATATATTGGATGCTCCGATGGTACAAGCTATACCCATAGAGATATTCGTGTTCAGTATGCTGAGAGGCAGCTGAAAGGACTGGTCCAAGATGATGATGATTCTGATGAAGAATAA
- the LOC126749041 gene encoding uncharacterized protein LOC126749041: MFRSIKHQLNGAELFKSIYKREQLHPFHFRLVDYSSFTDEKLNDLLLSVEFEIDRVCDILHLVNKEYIGDCLKFVRDKVVLTIHMRKFLPCMYELIDHRRFEHDRDPKIPRWIINSNRRWNEQKLYLVPHTTFMRFATMLNGLSWEEDQKRLQEYSKYIGCSEGTSYTPTDIRLLYAVRQLQGLAQDDDDSDEE, translated from the exons atgttcCGTTCGATTAAGCACCAACTAAACGGAGCGGAGCTCttcaaaagtatttataaaaggGAACAACTCCACCCGTTCCATTTCCGTCTTGTTGACTATAGTTCCTTTACTGATGAGAAGCTCAATGATCTTTTGTTGAGCGTGGAATTCGAGATTGATAGAGT tTGTGATATCCTGCATTTGGTGAATAAGGAGTATATTGGTGATTGCCTAAAGTTCGTGCGAGACAAAGTTGTCTTGACGATACACATGAGAAAGTTTCTACCATGTATGTATGAGCTAATAGACCATCGGAGATTTGAACATGACAGGGACCCAAAGATTCCCAGATGGATTATCAATAGCAATAGGCGCTGGAATGAACAGAAACTCTATTTGGTTCCTCACACAACATTTATGAGGTTTGCCACAATGCTCAATGGACTTTCTTGGGAAGAAGACCAAAAGAGATTACAGGAATATTCCAAATATATTGGATGCTCAGAAGGTACAAGTTATACCCCTACAGATATTCGTCTTCTATATGCTGTGAGACAGCTCCAAGGACTAGCCCAAGATGATGATGATTCTGATGAAGAATAA